Proteins encoded within one genomic window of Solibaculum mannosilyticum:
- the gatB gene encoding Asp-tRNA(Asn)/Glu-tRNA(Gln) amidotransferase subunit GatB, which translates to MEYEVVMGLEVHVELATKTKIFCSCSTEFGGEANSHICPGCSGMPGALPVMNKQVVEYGIAAALVTNSHINQYCTFDKKSYFYPDLACSYQITQLYHPICVNGSVEIETSEGKKSIGLKQIHMEEDAGKLKHDPFTDNSLVDYNRSSMPLLEIVSKPDFRSAEEVVAYLEKLRSMLKFIGVSDCKMQEGSMRADINLSVRPMGSTKLGVRAEMKNMNSLKSITRAIEYETARHIDLIESGNAHKLKQETRRWDDTAGKTFAMRSKENAQDYRYFPNPDLPPIVISDEWIERVRQSLPELPEAKLQRYISELGLSEADSRLLTSSKVLCDLLDDAVANGISAKTAANWITGDVMNLARSDGKIADDIVISSHKLTQLILLVEKNVINRNTGKKVLAEVYANDIDPEQYVKDHGLAMVSDKGAIEEMVKQVLDSNPKVVDDYKSGKKQAMGYLFGQVMKQAKGKADTKLINEILQALLNT; encoded by the coding sequence ATGGAATATGAAGTGGTAATGGGTCTGGAGGTTCACGTTGAACTGGCCACCAAAACTAAGATTTTCTGTTCCTGCTCCACTGAATTCGGCGGAGAGGCCAATTCTCATATCTGTCCTGGATGCAGCGGTATGCCAGGCGCCCTCCCTGTTATGAATAAGCAGGTTGTGGAATACGGTATCGCAGCAGCGTTAGTCACCAACAGCCACATCAATCAATACTGCACCTTTGATAAAAAGAGCTATTTCTATCCTGATTTAGCCTGTTCTTATCAGATTACCCAGCTGTATCACCCTATCTGTGTCAACGGCAGTGTGGAGATCGAAACCAGCGAAGGGAAAAAATCCATCGGCCTCAAGCAGATCCACATGGAAGAGGACGCTGGTAAACTAAAGCATGATCCCTTCACTGATAACTCTTTAGTGGACTACAACCGTTCTAGTATGCCGCTTTTGGAAATTGTCAGCAAACCGGATTTCCGTTCTGCTGAAGAAGTAGTGGCTTATCTGGAAAAGCTGCGCTCTATGTTGAAGTTCATTGGTGTGTCTGACTGTAAGATGCAGGAGGGCTCTATGCGTGCTGACATCAATCTATCGGTACGTCCCATGGGTAGCACGAAACTGGGTGTAAGGGCCGAGATGAAAAATATGAACTCTCTCAAGTCTATCACCCGTGCCATCGAATATGAGACCGCCCGTCATATTGATCTCATCGAGTCGGGCAATGCTCATAAGCTCAAGCAGGAAACCCGTCGTTGGGATGATACGGCTGGTAAAACCTTTGCCATGCGCAGCAAGGAAAATGCTCAGGATTACCGTTACTTTCCCAACCCGGACCTCCCCCCTATCGTCATCAGCGACGAATGGATCGAGCGCGTACGCCAAAGTCTGCCGGAGCTGCCGGAGGCAAAGCTTCAACGTTATATATCCGAGCTTGGTCTCTCGGAAGCTGACAGTCGACTGCTCACTAGTAGCAAGGTTCTATGCGATCTTCTGGACGATGCAGTGGCAAACGGTATCTCTGCCAAAACAGCTGCTAATTGGATCACTGGAGATGTCATGAACCTAGCCCGAAGCGACGGTAAGATTGCCGACGACATTGTTATCAGCAGCCATAAGCTGACTCAGCTTATTCTTCTGGTCGAGAAAAACGTTATCAATCGTAATACTGGTAAAAAAGTCCTTGCTGAAGTATATGCCAACGATATTGACCCGGAACAGTATGTCAAGGATCACGGTTTAGCAATGGTATCGGACAAAGGTGCCATCGAGGAAATGGTCAAGCAAGTTTTGGATTCTAATCCAAAAGTTGTGGATGACTATAAGAGTGGTAAGAAACAGGCGATGGGATATCTTTTTGGTCAAGTCATGAAGCAGGCCAAAGGGAAAGCCGATACCAAACTCATCAACGAGATTTTACAAGCTTTATTGAATACTTAA
- a CDS encoding MGMT family protein codes for MASTFEMIYQVVKKIPSGKVATYGQIALLAGNPRWVRVVGYALHVNPNPNEIPCFRVVNREGKLSSAFAFGGENQQRFLLEAEGVEFLPDGRVDLQRYLWNGID; via the coding sequence ATGGCAAGTACCTTTGAGATGATTTATCAGGTGGTAAAGAAGATTCCATCTGGCAAGGTGGCTACCTATGGCCAAATTGCTTTGTTGGCGGGGAATCCCAGATGGGTAAGAGTTGTAGGCTATGCGTTGCACGTAAACCCAAACCCAAATGAAATACCGTGTTTTCGGGTGGTGAATAGGGAGGGAAAATTATCCAGTGCCTTTGCATTTGGTGGAGAAAATCAGCAAAGATTTCTTTTGGAAGCCGAAGGAGTGGAGTTCCTACCGGACGGAAGGGTAGATCTTCAGCGCTATCTATGGAACGGTATAGATTGA
- a CDS encoding AI-2E family transporter — MSKNTKKVMLLIAFGVVLFVGLQNFSLVLSFVGWILNLIWPFLLGFCVAFILNVPMSFLESKIFRGPGKPKGLKQRLRRPVSLLLTLLLVAGVIFIVMFLIVPELGRTFQSLVNAIPPFLENLQKWSNDMFQQYPDVINWLQNIELDWQSIVQMLQNSAGDVLSSTVTVASSVVGGIVNFFLGIIFAFYVLVQKEKLGRQGRKLLYACLPERKAEKVLSVCSLSYKTFASFLSGQCLEAVILGMLFFISMSIFQFPYALIISVLIAFMALIPIFGAIIGCVIGAFLILMIDPIRAIWFVVLFLVIQQIEGNLIYPHVVGNSVGLPSMWVLVAVTLGGSLMGFAGMLICIPLCSVVYTLASRAINKRLSKKAARKKQDEMLEELSRPDDELDDSEKPV; from the coding sequence ATGTCAAAAAATACGAAAAAGGTCATGTTATTGATCGCCTTTGGCGTGGTGCTGTTCGTAGGACTGCAAAATTTTTCTCTTGTACTTTCCTTTGTAGGCTGGATCTTAAATCTCATTTGGCCGTTTCTTTTAGGTTTCTGTGTTGCGTTTATTTTAAACGTCCCGATGTCTTTTTTGGAATCCAAAATCTTCCGAGGCCCAGGGAAGCCAAAGGGATTGAAACAAAGATTGCGCCGTCCCGTCAGCCTTCTTTTGACATTGCTTTTAGTTGCCGGTGTCATTTTTATTGTCATGTTCCTCATTGTCCCAGAACTGGGCAGGACTTTTCAGTCTTTGGTCAATGCCATTCCGCCGTTCCTCGAAAACCTCCAAAAGTGGAGCAACGACATGTTCCAGCAGTATCCGGATGTGATAAACTGGCTGCAGAACATCGAGTTGGATTGGCAAAGCATTGTCCAGATGTTGCAAAACAGTGCAGGAGACGTGCTGTCCTCTACCGTTACGGTGGCATCCTCAGTGGTCGGCGGCATTGTCAATTTCTTCTTGGGTATTATATTCGCCTTTTACGTGTTGGTTCAAAAGGAAAAGCTTGGGAGACAGGGCAGAAAATTGCTCTATGCCTGCCTGCCGGAGAGAAAAGCGGAAAAGGTTTTATCTGTGTGTAGCTTGTCCTACAAGACCTTTGCCAGTTTCCTTTCGGGCCAATGTTTAGAGGCTGTCATTTTGGGAATGCTGTTCTTTATCAGCATGAGTATTTTCCAGTTCCCTTATGCATTGATTATCAGCGTACTCATTGCATTCATGGCGTTGATTCCTATTTTTGGCGCAATTATCGGCTGTGTCATCGGAGCGTTCCTCATCCTTATGATCGATCCTATCCGTGCTATTTGGTTTGTAGTCTTATTCTTAGTCATACAGCAAATCGAAGGAAACCTGATTTATCCTCATGTAGTGGGTAACTCGGTAGGTCTTCCTTCCATGTGGGTACTAGTGGCGGTGACTTTGGGTGGAAGTCTAATGGGTTTTGCCGGTATGTTGATCTGTATCCCTTTGTGTTCTGTGGTATATACCTTGGCCAGTCGGGCGATTAATAAGCGGCTGTCTAAAAAAGCTGCTAGAAAAAAGCAGGATGAGATGCTGGAAGAACTGAGTAGGCCTGACGATGAACTGGATGATTCTGAAAAACCAGTATAA
- a CDS encoding DUF308 domain-containing protein — translation MKTTEKESGNLRMGMMFLSICYIAIGAILLIFPNIALTDLCYALGILFMISGVINVAWYLIKKGYLVPGRFGFAFGVTQVMVGLYAVIKTQDFAFAFAQVLAICMMLDSIMKSQFSMDLLRLKAEKWWALLLVSLTMIGLSMLILVDPFSTEGSRNLYTYIVLILDGAANIISLLILSVWQKRYLQATHTEKEE, via the coding sequence TTGAAAACCACGGAAAAAGAATCTGGAAATCTCCGGATGGGAATGATGTTTCTCTCTATTTGTTATATCGCGATAGGGGCTATTTTGCTGATTTTTCCTAATATTGCTTTGACAGATCTGTGTTATGCTTTAGGGATTTTATTTATGATTTCCGGTGTCATTAATGTGGCGTGGTATCTGATCAAAAAAGGATATCTTGTTCCGGGACGTTTCGGATTTGCCTTTGGCGTGACCCAAGTTATGGTGGGACTATACGCTGTGATCAAAACGCAGGATTTTGCTTTTGCATTCGCCCAAGTATTGGCCATATGCATGATGCTCGACAGCATTATGAAGTCTCAGTTCTCTATGGATCTCCTTCGTCTAAAAGCGGAAAAATGGTGGGCATTGCTGCTTGTCTCCTTGACAATGATCGGACTCTCCATGCTGATACTTGTCGATCCATTCAGTACGGAGGGAAGCCGCAATCTCTATACCTATATTGTGCTGATTCTGGACGGAGCGGCTAATATAATCAGTCTCCTGATACTTTCTGTTTGGCAAAAGAGGTATTTACAGGCCACGCATACAGAAAAAGAAGAATAA
- the sigE gene encoding RNA polymerase sporulation sigma factor SigE: MGEMLGRIRWNLLRLRFLLLRKWKSGRSVHYINGPETLPPPLPKEEEAVIFRRIDAGDESAREPLITHNLRLVVYIARKFESSGTGVEDLISIGTIGLIKAVNTFCPSRNIKLATYASRCIENEILMHLRKSSQLKNEVSIDEPLNVDWDGNELLYSDVLGSDPDLVNRGIEQQVERDLLLEAVDRLSPREQIIMKLRFGLKGETEHTQKEVAELLGISQSYISRLEKRIIERLKKDLVRVG; encoded by the coding sequence ATGGGTGAGATGCTTGGACGAATCCGGTGGAATTTATTAAGATTACGCTTTCTACTTTTGCGCAAATGGAAATCAGGACGTTCTGTTCACTATATCAACGGTCCTGAGACTCTGCCGCCGCCGCTTCCTAAGGAGGAGGAAGCGGTGATCTTCCGGCGCATCGATGCCGGCGATGAAAGCGCCAGAGAACCGCTTATCACACACAATCTCCGGCTGGTCGTCTATATCGCCCGAAAATTCGAATCCTCTGGGACCGGTGTGGAAGATCTCATCTCCATTGGGACCATCGGATTGATTAAGGCTGTCAATACCTTTTGTCCATCCCGAAATATTAAGTTAGCTACTTATGCGTCAAGGTGCATCGAAAACGAAATTCTGATGCACTTGAGAAAAAGTTCTCAGTTGAAAAATGAGGTGTCCATCGACGAACCTCTTAACGTGGACTGGGATGGAAACGAACTGCTTTATTCCGATGTACTGGGGAGCGATCCCGATCTGGTTAACCGGGGCATCGAACAACAGGTGGAACGGGATCTACTATTGGAAGCAGTGGACCGTCTTTCTCCCCGGGAACAGATTATTATGAAGCTTCGATTTGGATTGAAAGGGGAGACCGAACACACCCAAAAGGAAGTGGCGGAACTGTTGGGTATTTCCCAGTCTTATATCTCTAGATTGGAGAAAAGAATTATTGAACGTCTGAAAAAAGATCTAGTTCGAGTGGGATAA
- a CDS encoding sigma-E processing peptidase SpoIIGA has translation MKQTVYVDILFAVNLFINYFLLCLTAKVTRIHTKRWRMLAGSALGAVYSLFIFFPEIPSLLSAAAKLIFSITILLAALPIHSIKVFLKTLACFFGANFLFAGLMMALWLFVSPNNLMINNGVVYFNISPLILIGGAAVSYLILSMIHRFTLRKAPDNKIYTVTIEVDGQTATMDALLDTGHSLTESISDLPVLLAEYKSVEKLIPSQVRPVFEPSQRVFPVPPEDSSWRRRFRVVPFHSVGGGGVLPAFRPDSITVTDGQHPVRVPKSFVAVSGTHLSDGEYEALMNPDMIENTIK, from the coding sequence ATGAAACAGACCGTCTATGTTGATATCCTCTTTGCAGTCAATCTATTTATCAATTATTTTCTCCTTTGCCTCACCGCTAAAGTGACACGTATCCATACCAAGCGCTGGAGGATGCTGGCCGGCTCGGCATTGGGAGCTGTCTATTCTCTGTTTATCTTTTTTCCTGAAATTCCATCCCTGCTGTCAGCGGCGGCAAAGCTGATCTTTTCTATCACTATTTTACTGGCGGCATTGCCCATTCACTCTATTAAAGTATTCTTGAAAACACTGGCCTGTTTTTTCGGAGCCAATTTTTTATTTGCAGGATTGATGATGGCTCTTTGGTTATTTGTATCTCCCAACAATTTGATGATCAACAACGGCGTAGTATACTTTAATATATCCCCGCTGATCCTGATTGGAGGAGCTGCTGTCAGTTATCTGATCTTGAGTATGATACACCGTTTTACACTGCGCAAAGCTCCAGATAACAAGATTTATACTGTCACTATCGAGGTGGATGGGCAAACTGCAACTATGGATGCGCTTCTGGATACCGGACACAGTTTGACCGAAAGCATCTCTGATTTACCGGTTTTGCTGGCGGAGTACAAAAGCGTGGAGAAGCTGATTCCCTCACAGGTGAGACCGGTATTTGAACCGTCTCAGCGGGTGTTTCCTGTTCCACCGGAGGATAGTTCCTGGAGGAGACGTTTTCGAGTGGTACCGTTCCATAGCGTAGGAGGCGGGGGAGTACTGCCGGCGTTCCGGCCCGACAGCATCACAGTAACTGACGGACAGCATCCCGTAAGGGTGCCAAAATCCTTTGTAGCGGTCAGCGGAACTCATTTATCCGACGGCGAATATGAGGCCTTGATGAATCCAGATATGATCGAAAACACAATCAAATAG
- a CDS encoding ComEA family DNA-binding protein: METKDQHQQNELKSKKHKINGPTIIGIVLVILVLALAMLWMLRVDRPKRPAVEVGVVISNEPYSSLQESDSSPSSDLSSEVSESSESSEPVASYAASERPKSTHRPEPASSRPPEKPTVAESMPPESSSQVSEEPDLPGSDPSEDLSSSPEESPKININTATKEDLLTLKGINISLAKKIIAYRESEGPFEKIEDLMNVYGIDERIFNRIKDDICV, encoded by the coding sequence ATGGAAACAAAAGATCAGCATCAACAAAATGAACTCAAAAGTAAAAAACATAAGATAAACGGCCCGACAATCATCGGTATTGTTTTGGTTATTTTGGTACTCGCTTTGGCAATGTTGTGGATGCTAAGGGTAGATCGTCCGAAAAGACCTGCGGTGGAAGTAGGAGTTGTAATTAGCAATGAGCCTTACAGCAGCCTGCAAGAAAGTGATTCGTCGCCATCGTCGGATTTGAGTTCTGAGGTATCTGAGTCTTCCGAATCATCAGAACCTGTGGCGTCTTATGCTGCGTCAGAGAGACCAAAATCTACCCATCGGCCGGAACCAGCGTCATCCCGGCCTCCAGAAAAACCGACTGTTGCGGAGAGTATGCCACCTGAATCTTCAAGTCAAGTTTCAGAGGAACCGGATTTGCCTGGCAGCGACCCGTCGGAAGACTTGTCCTCTTCTCCGGAAGAGAGTCCAAAAATCAATATTAATACCGCTACCAAAGAGGACTTACTCACATTAAAAGGCATCAATATCAGTCTCGCTAAGAAAATCATCGCCTACAGGGAATCAGAAGGACCGTTTGAAAAGATCGAGGATCTGATGAATGTTTACGGTATTGACGAGAGAATTTTTAATCGTATTAAAGATGATATCTGTGTCTGA
- a CDS encoding MarR family transcriptional regulator: MNISKNQFEVLAFIEREGGRKITQREIADAIHFSLGTTNKAFGELEELGLIAIDSHKKVQITKQGLYALEPYRVKRAVVIAAGFGSRMVPITLNTPKPLVRVHGKMIVETLLDAIVAAGIPEIVLVRGYLWEQFDVLKHKYPNIHFIYNPLFNEANNISSAWLAKDLLQNAYVCEADLLLSNLHLIRKYEYCSNYLGQYKDVTDDWCFMVKSGVIRDLQVGGRDCYHMYGISYWDAQDGAKLAQDIDNVYKMPGGKEKYWDEVALRVCSKNYHVEVRPCFEGDIVEIDTFNELKKIDPVYDM; this comes from the coding sequence ATGAACATCAGTAAAAATCAATTTGAGGTGCTGGCTTTTATCGAACGGGAAGGTGGACGTAAAATAACACAGAGAGAAATCGCCGATGCCATTCATTTTTCCCTGGGGACCACCAACAAAGCCTTTGGTGAATTGGAAGAGCTTGGACTCATCGCCATCGACAGCCACAAAAAAGTGCAGATTACAAAACAAGGATTATATGCTTTAGAACCTTATCGCGTCAAACGGGCGGTGGTGATTGCTGCAGGATTTGGATCTAGAATGGTACCCATCACCCTCAATACTCCAAAACCTCTGGTCCGTGTCCACGGTAAGATGATTGTAGAAACTCTGCTAGATGCCATCGTAGCTGCGGGAATTCCTGAAATCGTATTGGTGCGAGGATATCTTTGGGAACAATTTGATGTTTTAAAACATAAGTATCCAAACATCCATTTTATTTATAATCCCCTTTTTAACGAAGCCAATAACATTTCTTCAGCATGGCTTGCCAAGGATCTTTTACAGAATGCCTATGTTTGTGAAGCCGATCTTTTGCTCAGCAACCTTCACCTGATTCGTAAGTACGAGTATTGTTCCAACTACTTGGGGCAGTATAAAGACGTCACTGATGATTGGTGTTTTATGGTTAAGAGCGGCGTTATTCGGGATCTCCAAGTAGGCGGCCGGGACTGTTATCATATGTACGGCATCTCCTATTGGGATGCGCAAGATGGAGCTAAATTGGCTCAAGACATCGATAATGTATATAAAATGCCCGGTGGTAAAGAGAAGTATTGGGATGAGGTCGCTCTCCGGGTATGCAGCAAAAATTATCATGTGGAAGTCCGTCCTTGCTTTGAAGGGGATATTGTAGAAATCGATACCTTTAATGAGCTTAAAAAAATCGATCCTGTTTATGATATGTAG
- a CDS encoding nucleoside-diphosphate kinase, with protein MNYSFIMLKPDALNRELAVEVLSYLKKGGIELELVGYQKAKEDVICKHYAEVIEKLGDTFRRRAVRYFVDQPVMPIVVKGEGSDLIPRIRSIVGATDPSKAEKGTIRGDLGIDSLQRSIDEDRCCENLIHASDCEEAFRTETAIWFGDEIAQRYFNKAE; from the coding sequence ATGAACTATAGTTTTATTATGCTCAAGCCCGATGCTTTGAATCGAGAACTGGCGGTAGAGGTACTGTCTTACTTAAAAAAGGGCGGCATCGAACTGGAACTGGTAGGTTACCAGAAGGCAAAAGAAGATGTCATTTGCAAACACTACGCAGAGGTCATTGAAAAGTTGGGAGATACCTTCCGTCGCAGAGCTGTCCGCTATTTTGTAGACCAGCCGGTGATGCCTATTGTGGTCAAGGGTGAGGGCAGCGATCTCATTCCCCGTATCCGCAGTATCGTAGGCGCTACCGATCCGTCGAAGGCGGAAAAAGGCACCATCCGTGGAGACCTGGGAATTGATTCTCTCCAGCGTTCGATCGATGAGGATCGTTGCTGTGAAAACTTGATTCATGCCAGCGACTGCGAGGAAGCATTCCGCACAGAAACTGCTATCTGGTTTGGCGACGAAATTGCTCAGCGTTATTTCAATAAGGCAGAATAA
- a CDS encoding VOC family protein: protein MFTFAHNNLNVFDLEKSLDFYKKALGLTEQRRIVPPDGSFIIVYLTDGKTPHLLELTWLRDRTEPYNLGDNEIHLAFTADDYDKAHAMHQEMGCICFENPDMGIYFIADPDGYWLEVIPNKE from the coding sequence ATGTTTACCTTTGCCCACAATAATTTGAATGTATTTGATCTGGAAAAGAGCCTTGATTTTTACAAGAAGGCTTTGGGACTCACTGAACAGCGGCGTATTGTGCCACCCGACGGTAGCTTCATTATCGTCTATCTGACCGACGGGAAAACTCCGCATTTGTTGGAGCTGACTTGGCTGCGGGATCGCACGGAACCGTATAACTTAGGGGACAACGAGATTCATTTGGCCTTTACAGCCGACGATTATGATAAGGCTCATGCCATGCATCAGGAGATGGGATGCATCTGTTTTGAAAATCCCGATATGGGTATTTACTTTATCGCCGATCCGGATGGATATTGGCTGGAAGTGATCCCAAACAAAGAGTAA
- a CDS encoding DUF5412 family protein, whose protein sequence is MQRKNAIVFAILAAFVVLLAVLGISLYHTLFDGLDHLPEGSKVGEYPSPTSAYSITIYCVSNDKMGDAVRGELWSKEDGKRKNIFWQIGQSDAEVTWSTNTTVSINGIQLDVENDTYDWRDHAEDYLEQSSQSE, encoded by the coding sequence GTGCAACGAAAAAACGCCATTGTTTTTGCCATCCTAGCGGCATTTGTGGTGCTGCTGGCCGTGCTGGGAATTTCGCTCTATCATACCCTCTTTGATGGTTTGGATCATCTGCCGGAGGGCTCCAAGGTTGGGGAATACCCTTCGCCGACATCGGCTTACAGTATCACTATATACTGCGTCTCCAACGATAAAATGGGAGATGCCGTCCGCGGGGAACTGTGGAGCAAAGAGGACGGCAAACGAAAAAATATTTTTTGGCAGATTGGGCAGTCGGATGCGGAGGTCACCTGGTCTACTAATACTACGGTGTCCATCAATGGGATCCAATTGGATGTGGAGAACGATACCTATGATTGGCGGGATCATGCGGAGGATTATTTGGAGCAGTCCAGCCAGTCGGAGTAA
- a CDS encoding ABC transporter permease has protein sequence MIELFRSALRNLIRKRMRTGLTVASIAIGIASVVIIGAIGDSGKLAVSAEMENMGLGGLLVSASTSTDQSIKLRSSDLEAIRQIPTVEDAMPIVVYSTRVSLRGQQSNSIVWGIDAGANQVISLNLLHGRIISRSDIQNSGKVCMVDQNFAKEVYGRENIVGKELEVLIQGQYETFEIVGIVEAGSSILQNVIGNYAPSFVYVPYSSLQQGIGQDKFDQIAIKVDNTDQNQVDQTADSIVSTLDEINGVDGAYETQNLAKQKDRLSAMMDIVTWILSAIGAISLLVAGLGIMTIMLVSVTERTREIGIKKAIGARSGLIWAEFLIEAICLTAIGSIVGASFGLLVSFVGAGAIGLQYVISMPFVLGAVGFSMLTGIIFGVYPAIKASRLKPVDALRRE, from the coding sequence GTGATTGAGTTGTTTCGTTCTGCTCTGCGCAATCTTATCCGAAAACGGATGAGGACGGGATTGACTGTAGCCAGCATCGCCATCGGCATTGCATCCGTGGTCATCATCGGCGCCATTGGGGACAGCGGCAAACTGGCCGTCAGTGCAGAGATGGAAAACATGGGGCTGGGTGGATTGCTGGTCAGTGCATCCACCAGTACCGATCAAAGTATCAAGCTTCGTTCCAGCGATCTGGAGGCCATCCGCCAGATTCCTACGGTGGAGGATGCCATGCCTATTGTGGTATACTCTACCCGCGTCAGCCTTCGAGGACAGCAGAGCAATTCCATCGTATGGGGTATCGATGCCGGCGCCAATCAGGTAATTTCTTTAAATCTTCTGCATGGAAGAATTATCAGCCGGTCGGATATTCAAAATTCAGGCAAAGTGTGTATGGTGGATCAAAATTTTGCAAAGGAAGTTTATGGACGCGAAAATATTGTGGGCAAAGAGCTGGAAGTGCTCATCCAAGGCCAATATGAGACTTTTGAAATTGTAGGCATTGTGGAAGCAGGGAGCAGTATCCTGCAAAACGTCATCGGCAATTATGCACCGTCCTTTGTGTATGTGCCCTATTCTTCCTTACAACAGGGCATCGGACAGGATAAGTTCGATCAAATCGCCATTAAAGTGGACAACACCGATCAAAACCAAGTGGATCAGACGGCCGACAGCATCGTCTCCACTTTGGATGAGATCAATGGGGTAGACGGCGCTTATGAGACGCAGAATCTGGCAAAACAAAAGGATCGTCTCTCAGCCATGATGGACATTGTAACCTGGATCTTATCGGCTATCGGCGCTATTTCCTTATTGGTAGCGGGTTTAGGGATCATGACCATTATGCTGGTGTCGGTAACCGAACGAACTAGGGAAATCGGAATCAAGAAAGCCATCGGCGCTCGCAGCGGATTGATCTGGGCGGAGTTTTTGATAGAAGCCATTTGTCTTACAGCCATTGGCAGCATTGTGGGGGCGTCATTTGGATTGTTGGTTTCCTTCGTAGGAGCAGGCGCGATTGGACTTCAGTATGTCATCAGTATGCCGTTTGTTCTGGGAGCGGTGGGGTTCTCGATGTTGACAGGCATTATATTCGGTGTGTATCCAGCTATTAAAGCATCGCGGCTAAAGCCTGTGGATGCCCTAAGACGTGAATAA
- a CDS encoding efflux RND transporter periplasmic adaptor subunit, producing MKKYVALAVVTVLLLTFSFVYSSWTSEKVVEVQTITLAKEETESTVSCSGKIEETKRRDIYLDMPVMASNVKVEVGDTVKKGQVLFQVDQSATQAMLTYGSGLAGLGASEEVLSQFGSTSTSIPDSSSVSDWVDEVPQEVTAPIDGVVTAINASSGSLTTAGQPVATISDLNQLQVKISIGENQMQEVTLGQTVSITGNAFEGKEYTGKIMKIFPSARQQIQGAGYETVVDALVSIQNPDNDLKPNYNIKAKIMTSDVSEVFTLPYECIAQDDDGKEYVYIKSAGRARRADVLTGQEFEDSVEIVSGLREGCHVIQNPDDVTDGVRVTDRGEVSSSD from the coding sequence ATGAAAAAATATGTTGCATTGGCTGTAGTGACGGTGTTGCTCTTGACTTTTTCTTTTGTGTATTCCAGTTGGACGTCGGAAAAGGTTGTAGAGGTACAGACCATCACACTGGCCAAGGAAGAAACCGAAAGTACCGTCAGCTGCAGCGGCAAGATCGAGGAGACTAAGCGCCGAGACATTTATCTGGATATGCCGGTAATGGCATCCAACGTCAAGGTAGAGGTGGGAGATACGGTAAAAAAGGGACAGGTCCTGTTCCAGGTGGATCAATCAGCCACTCAGGCGATGCTGACCTATGGATCTGGATTGGCCGGACTGGGAGCCAGCGAAGAAGTGCTCAGCCAGTTTGGAAGCACATCGACGTCGATACCGGACAGCTCGTCTGTATCCGATTGGGTGGACGAAGTACCACAGGAGGTGACGGCACCCATCGACGGCGTAGTTACCGCCATCAACGCCTCATCCGGCAGCCTGACCACGGCGGGACAACCGGTGGCTACCATATCGGATCTCAATCAGCTGCAGGTAAAAATCTCCATCGGAGAAAATCAGATGCAGGAAGTTACATTGGGACAAACCGTTTCCATCACCGGAAACGCCTTTGAAGGGAAGGAATACACCGGTAAAATCATGAAGATTTTCCCTTCCGCCCGCCAGCAAATCCAGGGAGCCGGATATGAAACAGTAGTGGATGCTTTGGTATCCATCCAGAATCCCGACAATGATCTCAAACCCAACTACAATATCAAAGCCAAAATTATGACATCCGATGTCTCTGAAGTCTTTACACTCCCCTATGAATGCATCGCCCAGGATGACGATGGAAAGGAGTATGTGTATATCAAGTCGGCCGGACGTGCGAGAAGGGCCGATGTATTAACCGGCCAGGAATTTGAGGACAGCGTAGAAATTGTATCCGGATTGAGGGAAGGATGCCATGTCATTCAAAATCCCGATGATGTGACCGACGGGGTTAGGGTCACGGATAGGGGAGAGGTGTCGTCCAGTGATTGA